One window of Thermovirga sp. genomic DNA carries:
- a CDS encoding ornithine cyclodeaminase family protein, which translates to MSTVLLSRSEVKSLMTMKEVVDIAEKTFKGFGEGTTINPTKVGLDLGETAEYPHYEGFMNAMPAYVGWLDTAGIKWAGGFLGERKKLGLPYITSLILLIDPRVGNFRAVMDGEWITSMRTGAQTAVSLKYLHKGPSIRLGLYGAGGQGHTQTEAIAAVFDIEEVRVFDINGESALRYAENMKDIVKGKVTVVDNPRDAAWGDAIVCVTQSKEKFLKNEWIARGTKVFPMGSYQEVDDDFILSADRVIVDHIGQCLHRGALKGLVEAGKFRESDIDATIGEVVAGKKPGRLSEDDRVLCIPIGTGAMDIAVATVILERAKEKGMGGSFDFV; encoded by the coding sequence ATGTCTACCGTTCTGCTGAGCCGCTCCGAAGTGAAGAGCCTCATGACCATGAAGGAAGTGGTCGATATCGCCGAGAAAACCTTCAAGGGCTTCGGCGAGGGCACCACGATCAACCCCACCAAGGTGGGACTCGACCTGGGCGAGACCGCCGAGTATCCTCACTATGAGGGTTTCATGAACGCCATGCCGGCCTACGTGGGCTGGCTGGACACGGCGGGGATCAAGTGGGCCGGCGGTTTCCTGGGCGAACGCAAAAAGCTGGGCCTGCCCTACATAACCTCCCTGATACTTCTCATCGACCCCAGGGTGGGCAACTTCAGGGCCGTTATGGACGGCGAGTGGATCACCTCCATGCGTACCGGAGCCCAGACGGCGGTATCCCTCAAGTACCTGCACAAGGGGCCGTCGATCCGCCTCGGCCTCTACGGCGCCGGGGGACAGGGGCACACCCAGACGGAGGCCATCGCCGCCGTGTTCGACATCGAGGAAGTCCGGGTGTTCGACATCAACGGGGAGTCCGCCCTGAGATATGCCGAAAATATGAAGGACATCGTCAAGGGCAAGGTGACCGTGGTCGACAACCCCAGGGACGCCGCCTGGGGTGACGCCATCGTCTGCGTCACCCAGTCCAAGGAAAAATTCCTGAAGAACGAATGGATAGCCCGGGGGACGAAGGTCTTCCCCATGGGATCCTACCAGGAAGTGGACGACGATTTCATCCTGTCCGCCGACCGGGTGATCGTGGACCACATCGGACAGTGCCTTCACAGGGGAGCCTTGAAGGGGCTGGTCGAGGCCGGGAAGTTCCGGGAATCGGACATCGACGCCACCATCGGGGAGGTCGTGGCGGGCAAGAAACCGGGCCGGCTCTCCGAGGACGACCGGGTCCTCTGCATCCCTATCGGGACGGGCGCCATGGACATAGCCGTCGCCACGGTCATACTCGAGAGGGCCAAGGAAAAAGGGATGGGCGGAAGCTTCGACTTCGTGTAA
- a CDS encoding NAD/NADP octopine/nopaline dehydrogenase, producing MFKPREMTEDFIKLNKTREMFLEGDINCGGKIIGVTNDMAEAARETDIFFVVLPSFAHELVFAKLIPFLRDGQHVIIVPGNFGGFLLKKMMADAGCKADVVISETSSLPYACRTARFDTVMVYKKKFRLKLGTCPTGMGDAALGIINDCFDGYIEFYPGASILEMDFDNVNYTLHPMPVLLNYGDIEKNPKTFRHYMDGITPLVSEKMMQMDAERVDTGKKLGLDLMPIMDQLKMYYGHNSTETIYEYANSPESPYKDIVGHSVRSRYLTEDVPFCMVPCKLIGEKAGQPMPVVDLVIRLASFLHDRDYVVQGHGLEKLGLDDMTLEELKEYARTGKVS from the coding sequence ATGTTCAAGCCCAGGGAGATGACCGAGGATTTCATCAAGCTGAACAAGACCAGGGAAATGTTCCTCGAAGGCGACATCAACTGCGGCGGCAAGATCATCGGGGTCACCAACGATATGGCCGAGGCGGCTAGGGAGACCGACATTTTCTTCGTGGTGCTGCCCTCCTTCGCCCATGAGCTGGTTTTCGCGAAATTGATTCCCTTTCTGAGGGACGGGCAGCATGTCATCATCGTGCCCGGCAACTTCGGGGGCTTCCTGCTCAAGAAGATGATGGCCGATGCCGGCTGCAAGGCCGATGTGGTCATCTCGGAGACCTCGAGCCTTCCCTACGCCTGCCGGACAGCCCGGTTCGACACGGTCATGGTCTACAAGAAGAAGTTCCGGTTGAAGCTGGGCACCTGCCCCACGGGGATGGGCGACGCCGCCCTGGGAATCATCAACGACTGTTTCGATGGCTATATCGAGTTTTATCCCGGGGCGAGCATCCTGGAAATGGATTTCGACAACGTCAACTACACCCTGCACCCGATGCCCGTCCTGCTGAACTACGGCGATATCGAGAAGAACCCGAAGACCTTCAGGCACTACATGGACGGAATCACACCCCTAGTCTCCGAGAAGATGATGCAGATGGACGCCGAGCGGGTGGACACGGGGAAGAAGCTCGGCCTCGATCTCATGCCGATTATGGACCAGTTGAAAATGTATTACGGTCATAATTCGACGGAGACGATCTACGAGTATGCGAACAGCCCCGAGAGCCCCTACAAGGACATCGTGGGGCACAGCGTGAGGAGCAGGTACCTGACGGAAGACGTACCCTTCTGCATGGTCCCCTGCAAACTGATAGGCGAAAAGGCCGGGCAGCCCATGCCCGTGGTGGACCTCGTGATAAGACTTGCGTCCTTCCTCCACGACAGGGATTACGTCGTCCAGGGCCATGGGCTGGAAAAGCTGGGCCTCGACGACATGACCCTGGAAGAACTGAAGGAATACGCCAGGACCGGCAAGGTTTCCTGA
- a CDS encoding beta-aspartyl-peptidase, translating to MDEFLLRKVKVQKVGFGKYTEVKNGCLTIDADALTEILLEDRQIKSVDIRIAGPGDSIRIVPVKDVIEPRAKLSEQESPFPGVFSDPHVAGEGVTMSLDGVCVVTTGKMVNFQEGLIDMSGPGAEFSTFSRKNNVVLVIEPAEGLSKHEHERAVRMAGLRAASFLGKAGIPAEWEEEIRVPGMNLPGLYGMDLALPRVLYVCQVIAQGLLHDNYIYGLNAQGCLPLLMTPGEVLDGAIVSGNCAAPCHKHTTYHHQNNPIVEDLLKEHGKTLNFLGVLVTPVKTALVEKVRICTQAFKMAKMLGAQGVILSEDGGGNPENDLMLLDRLLEGAGIKTVLVTDEYAGSDGASPGLADSTPEADAVVTNGNGNQRVILPPMDTIIGHPESIDRITGGHAGSLRPDGSVDMEIAGIMGSTNELGLENLMTVAM from the coding sequence ATGGATGAATTCCTTTTGAGAAAGGTAAAGGTCCAGAAAGTAGGCTTTGGAAAGTATACTGAGGTGAAAAATGGTTGCCTGACTATCGATGCCGATGCCCTCACCGAGATCCTCCTGGAGGATCGACAGATAAAAAGTGTAGATATCCGGATCGCCGGACCCGGCGATAGTATCCGCATCGTCCCCGTGAAGGACGTCATCGAACCCCGGGCAAAACTTTCGGAACAGGAGAGCCCCTTTCCCGGCGTCTTCTCTGACCCCCACGTGGCCGGCGAGGGCGTCACCATGTCCCTGGACGGTGTCTGCGTCGTGACGACGGGCAAAATGGTCAACTTCCAGGAAGGCCTCATCGACATGTCGGGACCCGGCGCGGAATTCTCCACCTTTTCCCGCAAGAACAACGTGGTCCTCGTCATCGAACCCGCGGAAGGCCTCAGCAAGCACGAGCACGAACGGGCGGTCAGGATGGCCGGCCTCAGGGCCGCCTCCTTCCTGGGGAAGGCGGGCATACCAGCCGAGTGGGAAGAAGAAATCCGCGTACCGGGAATGAACCTCCCCGGCCTTTACGGCATGGACCTGGCCCTGCCCAGGGTGCTTTACGTCTGCCAGGTGATCGCCCAGGGCTTGCTCCACGACAACTACATCTACGGACTCAACGCCCAGGGATGCCTCCCCCTCCTCATGACGCCCGGCGAGGTGCTCGACGGAGCCATCGTGAGCGGCAACTGCGCCGCCCCCTGCCACAAGCACACGACCTACCATCACCAGAACAACCCCATCGTGGAGGATCTCCTGAAGGAGCACGGGAAGACCCTGAACTTCCTCGGGGTCCTGGTCACCCCCGTCAAGACCGCCCTGGTGGAGAAGGTCAGGATCTGCACCCAGGCCTTCAAGATGGCCAAAATGCTGGGAGCCCAGGGAGTGATCCTCTCCGAGGACGGCGGCGGCAACCCCGAGAACGACCTTATGCTCCTCGACCGCCTGCTCGAGGGGGCCGGGATAAAAACGGTGCTGGTCACCGACGAATATGCCGGCTCCGACGGAGCCTCGCCGGGCCTGGCCGACAGCACCCCCGAGGCGGACGCCGTGGTCACCAACGGTAACGGAAACCAGAGGGTCATCCTGCCACCCATGGATACCATCATCGGCCACCCCGAGAGCATCGACAGGATAACCGGCGGGCATGCCGGGAGCCTGAGGCCCGACGGCTCCGTAGACATGGAGATCGCGGGGATCATGGGATCCACCAACGAGCTCGGTCTCGAGAACCTGATGACCGTGGCGATGTAG
- a CDS encoding cupin domain-containing protein — protein MPGIFERNTIDDENNQIDLHIGRKIRGVRRGAQLTLDVLAQRTGLSKALLSKIENGKVSSPISTYAKIARSLGVSLSELLREAEETRFLLIRREERKPRSSRKTPYGYSFESLGARWPNKSWSPFLMTYEPLPEPHTSPGFNYEGEEFIYVLEGRLEFFCGDSKYELAPGDCLFVDGSLPHGGRALGDEKCLALLVVLPRNP, from the coding sequence ATGCCCGGGATTTTTGAAAGAAACACTATCGATGATGAAAACAACCAGATCGACCTCCACATAGGAAGAAAGATCAGGGGCGTCCGGAGAGGCGCCCAGTTGACCCTGGATGTCCTGGCGCAGCGGACCGGCCTTTCGAAGGCCCTCCTTTCCAAGATCGAAAACGGCAAGGTCAGCTCTCCCATATCCACCTATGCCAAAATTGCCCGTTCCCTGGGCGTTTCCCTGAGCGAACTCCTCAGGGAAGCCGAGGAGACCCGTTTTCTCCTCATCCGCAGGGAGGAGAGAAAACCCCGCTCCAGCCGGAAGACGCCCTACGGCTACTCCTTCGAATCCCTCGGAGCCCGGTGGCCTAACAAGAGCTGGAGCCCCTTCCTGATGACCTACGAGCCCCTGCCCGAACCTCACACCTCGCCGGGCTTCAACTACGAGGGCGAGGAATTCATCTACGTCCTGGAGGGCCGGCTGGAGTTCTTCTGCGGCGACAGCAAGTACGAACTGGCCCCCGGGGACTGCCTCTTCGTCGACGGCAGCCTCCCTCACGGAGGGAGGGCCCTGGGCGACGAGAAATGCCTCGCCCTCCTGGTGGTCCTCCCCAGGAACCCCTAG
- a CDS encoding glycine/betaine/sarcosine/D-proline family reductase selenoprotein B: MKTIRAVHYLNQFFGQLGGEDKANLPPRIVEGPVGFGTTMKDASGGRVEIVRTVICGDNYAAENTEDLAKKVLQWVSEASPDLFIAGPAFGAGRYGIASGTLCKEVRGKLGIPSVTAMHPVNPGVEIAGHEVFVVEAKDSAQDLKRVLPMMLDIGIRLVDGAPIGSPGEEGYLPRGVRVNVRARKRGSARAVEMLLKKLAGEPFRTELPMPTYDRVHPAAPVRDMARAIIAIGTEGGIVPRGNPDRIEAHNASKWCLYDLSGLDGLEKGDYEVAHGGYDPVPATEDPDRVLPLDAARILEKEGRFRKLHDWYPVTVGNVTAVRSAERYGREMGEALAGEGVEGLILTSTUGTGTRCGATLAREIERTGIPAVLITAIPPIAFTVGANRVVRGIAIPHPVGDPGEKPAVELEMRKELLEKALRALCEPLEEQTLFE, translated from the coding sequence ATGAAAACAATCCGTGCGGTCCACTATCTCAACCAGTTTTTCGGCCAACTCGGCGGCGAGGATAAGGCAAACCTGCCTCCCCGCATCGTCGAAGGGCCCGTCGGTTTCGGCACTACCATGAAGGACGCTTCCGGGGGCCGGGTCGAAATAGTGAGGACGGTTATCTGCGGGGACAACTACGCCGCCGAGAACACCGAAGACCTGGCGAAGAAGGTGCTCCAGTGGGTATCGGAAGCTTCGCCGGACCTTTTCATCGCGGGACCCGCTTTCGGGGCGGGGCGATACGGCATCGCCAGCGGCACCCTCTGCAAGGAAGTGAGAGGAAAGCTCGGCATACCCTCCGTCACGGCCATGCACCCCGTGAACCCCGGCGTGGAGATAGCAGGCCATGAAGTATTCGTCGTAGAGGCCAAAGATTCCGCCCAGGACCTGAAGAGGGTCCTTCCAATGATGTTGGATATCGGGATCAGGCTTGTGGACGGAGCTCCCATAGGAAGCCCCGGGGAGGAAGGCTACCTGCCCAGGGGCGTGCGCGTCAACGTCAGGGCCCGGAAAAGAGGTTCCGCCAGGGCGGTGGAGATGCTGCTGAAGAAACTCGCCGGGGAACCCTTCCGGACGGAACTGCCTATGCCCACCTACGACAGGGTCCATCCCGCGGCGCCCGTCCGGGACATGGCGAGGGCCATCATCGCCATCGGGACCGAGGGGGGCATCGTCCCCCGGGGGAACCCCGACAGGATCGAGGCCCACAACGCCTCGAAGTGGTGCCTTTATGACCTATCCGGCCTCGATGGCCTTGAAAAGGGCGACTACGAGGTGGCCCATGGCGGCTATGATCCCGTCCCCGCCACCGAGGACCCCGACAGGGTTCTGCCCCTGGACGCCGCCCGTATCCTGGAAAAAGAGGGCCGGTTCCGAAAGCTCCATGACTGGTACCCGGTCACCGTGGGGAACGTCACCGCCGTGAGGTCGGCCGAAAGATACGGCCGGGAGATGGGAGAAGCCCTCGCAGGCGAAGGCGTGGAGGGCCTTATCCTCACATCCACCTGAGGAACCGGGACGCGTTGCGGCGCAACGCTTGCCCGGGAAATAGAGCGGACGGGGATCCCCGCGGTCCTGATCACCGCCATACCCCCCATCGCCTTCACCGTCGGTGCCAACAGGGTCGTGCGTGGCATAGCCATTCCCCACCCGGTGGGCGACCCCGGTGAGAAGCCTGCCGTCGAACTGGAGATGAGGAAAGAACTCCTGGAGAAAGCCCTCAGGGCCCTCTGCGAACCCCTAGAGGAGCAGACCCTTTTCGAATGA